A genomic region of Melanotaenia boesemani isolate fMelBoe1 chromosome 21, fMelBoe1.pri, whole genome shotgun sequence contains the following coding sequences:
- the LOC121632195 gene encoding myosin-7-like translates to MRSSPVTVPEHLMHQATALIDPPSRKIHLREFGQVQGHVTVEGRVIESSAPKKILLRMEEIPLKNIKLQQEDTQVDVSLWREAALLEVDYGKEVSLSHLAAMMAEELKKEQDTSSSHLERMKKNLKASVRDLQHRLDEAEKLALKGGKKQLQKLSQSSLFETPGASFINCS, encoded by the exons ATGCGCAGCTCTCCAGTGACTGTGCCTGAACATTTGATGCATCAGGCGACTGCTCTAATTGACCCACCCTCCAGGAAGATCCACCTGAGGGAGTTCGGGCAGGTACAGGGTCATGTGACCGTGGAAGGAAGGGTCATTGAA agtTCAGCTCCCAAAAAAATTCTGCTGAGGATGGAGGAAATCCCGCTAAAGAACATAAAACTGCAACAG GAGGACACCCAGGTTGATGTCTCGCTCTGGAGGGAGGCTGCTCTGCTGGAGGTTGACTATGGGAAGGAAGTTTCCTTGAGCCACCTG GCAGCCATGATGGCGGAGGAACTGAAGAAGGAACAggacaccagcagcagtcaCCTGGAAAGGATGAAGAAGAACCTGAAGGCGTCTGTGAGAGATCTGCAGCACCGTCTGGATGAGGCTGAGAAGCTGGCTTTAAAGGGAGGcaagaagcagctgcagaaacTATCACAGTCATCCTTATTTGAGACTCCTGGGGCTTCATTTATCAACTGTTCGTAA